The Sander lucioperca isolate FBNREF2018 chromosome 15, SLUC_FBN_1.2, whole genome shotgun sequence genome window below encodes:
- the znf503 gene encoding zinc finger protein 503, with protein sequence MITSPSASFLKNSDICVAWERSSSRNSSSASINKPFLHSAPPSHPLRQANRLPIKVLKMLTARSGHILHPEYLQPLPSTPISPIELDAKKSPLALLAQTCSQIGKPDPPPSSKLSSVTSNGSSEKESKSGPLKMSDIGVDDKSSFKPYSKPSDKKDSSSGVSSGEKSGFRVPSATCQPFTPRTGSPNSSTSASPMPSEGKCGDRDEKKESDCNKNGTTDGSGTTSHSRISVSCGGINVEVNQHQETTPGTKSTSSDSSCVTSVSSASVLGSGLVAPVSPYKPGQTVFPLPPAGMSYPGSLAGAYAGYPQHFLPHGGSLVNAQLASSLGCSKAGSSPLAGASPPSIMSASLCRDPFCLSYHCASHLAGAASASCTHESAAAAAANALKSSYPLMYPTHHMHGVHSSAPSFTGHPLYPYGFMLPNDPLPHVCNWVSANGPCDKRFSSSEELLNHLRTHTAFTGAEKLISGYPGSSSLASAAAAAMACHMHMPPSGAPGSPGTLALRSPHHALGLSSRYHPYSKSPLPNPGGPVPVPAATGPYYSPYALYGQRLTTASALGYQ encoded by the exons ATGATCACGTCGCCCTCGGCGTCCTTTCTGAAAAATAGTGATATTTGTGTAGCCTGGGAAAGAAGCAGTTCTCGGAATAGCAGCTCAGCGAGCATCAACAAGCCCTTTCTCCACTCCGCACCCCCGTCTCATCCACTACGGCAAGCAAACCGACTTCCCATCAAGGTTTTGAAAATGCTTACCGCACGCTCGGGACACATTTTGCACCCGGAGTATCTGCAGCCTTTGCCTTCTACCCCGATTAGTCCTATAGAG CTTGATGCCAAGAAGAGTCCGTTGGCTCTGCTGGCGCAGACCTGCTCTCAGATCGGTAAACCGGACCCACCACCCTCCTCTAAATTATCCTCCGTAACATCAAATGGATCTAGTGAGAAGGAATCTAAATCTGGTCCTTTGAAAATGAGTGACATCGGTGTGGATGACAAATCTAGCTTCAAACCTTATTCTAAGCCTTCAGATAAGAAGGACTCGTCTTCGGGCGTCTCAAGCGGAGAGAAGTCTGGTTTCCGAGTGCCGAGCGCCACCTGCCAGCCGTTTACGCCGCGGACAGGCAGCCCCAACTCCAGCACTTCTGCGTCCCCCATGCCATCAGAGGGGAAGTGTGGAGATAGGGATGAAAAGAAAGAGTCTGATTGTAATAAAAATGGCACTACGGATGGGTCTGGCACCACTAGCCACAGCAGGATAAGCGTGAGTTGTGGTGGAATTAACGTGGAGGTCAACCAACACCAGGAGACGACGCCTGGCACTAAAAGCACCTCCTCGGACTCCTCATGTGTAACTTCTGTATCCTCCGCATCCGTTCTCGGGTCAGGACTTGTGGCGCCGGTTTCTCCTTACAAACCGGGACAGACAGTTTTCCCTTTGCCTCCTGCTGGTATGAGCTACCCAGGTAGCTTGGCTGGGGCCTATGCTGGTTACCCTCAACACTTCCTGCCCCACGGAGGGAGCTTGGTAAACGCACAGCTGGCCAGTTCACTGGGCTGCAGTAAGGCTGGATCCAGCCCTTTGGCTGGGGCTTCTCCACCGTCCATCATGTCAGCCAGCCTTTGCAGAGACCCTTTCTGCCTCAGTTACCATTGTGCCAGTCACTTAGCGGGCGCAGCCAGTGCTTCCTGCACGCACGAATCTGCAGCTGCAGCGGCCGCTAACGCCCTCAAATCCAGCTACCCACTAATGTACCCGACACACCACATGCATGGCGTTCATTCCTCGGCGCCATCGTTTACCGGACACCCCCTGTACCCATATGGTTTCATGCTCCCCAACGACCCTCTCCCTCATGTTTGTAATTGGGTGTCAGCAAATGGACCGTGCGACAAGCGTTTCTCCTCATCAGAAGAGCTCCTGAATCACCTGAGGACTCACACTGCTTTTACTGGGGCGGAGAAGTTGATATCTGGTTATCCCGGGTCTTCATCACTGGCCAGCGCTGCAGCAGCGGCCATGGCCTGCCATATGCACATGCCACCGTCAGGTGCCCCCGGGAGCCCCGGAACTTTGGCTCTAAGGAGCCCGCATCACGCGCTAGGACTCAGCAGCCGCTACCACCCGTACTCCAAAAGTCCCCTGCCAAACCCCGGTGGCCCTGTCCCCGTCCCCGCTGCCACCGGCCCTTACTACTCCCCTTATGCACTGTATGGCCAGAGACTCACCACAGCATCAGCGCTTGGATACCAGTGA